A stretch of Mya arenaria isolate MELC-2E11 chromosome 14, ASM2691426v1 DNA encodes these proteins:
- the LOC128217049 gene encoding uncharacterized protein LOC128217049 isoform X1 codes for MDPETCQALADSYMNEVQDKLKKYDVLRDLDIFVLDNSIRESTVGQLKGHTLEDKWAIYNTSKKCGFKNIIVASFNHMTRVDDVFMKELIAEGEDPETLWAFSEITESITKKVPDTEKLPVGLRKMQSAGLRNVIFEFDLGDSTYDFDKFTVDQLCALLEKLVRWCFENLGDRPKIVFNIRDLPDAMSGDADRVFRVVSFLSNLPEEIKLFGLIFEEPRGKSLPEECGTWAKYIRKVMDDAEWKGHLLVHVHEKFGYLDATALEVLMNGADGIWASVCKEGAAMGNASSCVTLMNLVRLGNKKVLKRYNCAYLRQAAIITTELSTGKPPHKNQPIYGARALDFVFDLGKEEFDLASFFGETAPVRITTLSSPEMIRLRLVNLFGEDESFTVDQAYKMKEHMLEDLRSGRKEEYMSKVGLAVLFDRSGGKITAAMRDAIESDTLLTPHAQNLLTEIRERWDEWDFREEGVDRGDNMLLFDSFYNAFMAPYFSCYRCNDTKKALQCLDMDCDGQVDWSEFLVYLKWALHQYPDVRDSYELVDVAFRKGLIPALRDEFLRQQEEKQDCRLI; via the exons ATGGATCCGGAAACATGTCAAGCACTAGCAGATAGTTATATGAATGAAGTCCAAGATAAGCTAAAAAAGTATGACGTCCTACGCGATTTGGATATTTTCGTTTTGGACAACTCGATTCGTGAGAGTACAGTTGGTCAACTGAAGGGACATACTTTGGAAGATAAATGGGCAATCTACAATACATCGAAGAAATGCGGCTTCAAAAACATCATCGTGGCCAGTTTTAACCATATGACCCGTGTCGATGACGTTTTTATGAAAGAGCTGATAGCAGAAGGCGAGGACCCAGAGACACTTTGGGCTTTCTCCGAAATCACGGAAA GCATCACGAAAAAGGTCCCTGACACAGAGAAGTTGCCAGTCGGACTACGCAAGATGCAATCTGCTGGTTTGCGAAACGTCATTTTTGAGTTTGACCTTGGTGACTCTACCTATGACTTCGACAAGTTTACGGTCGATCAACTGTGCGCTCTCCTTGAGAAGTTAGTACGGTGGTGCTTTGAAAACCTCGGCGACAGGcctaaaattgtgtttaatatacGTGATCTTCCTGACGCCATGTCCGGGGACGCCGATCGTGTTTTCAGGGTGGTGTCATTTCTTTCAAACCTACCGGAGGAGATCAAGTTGTTTGGGTTGATTTTTGAGGAGCCGCGTGGAAAGTCTTTGCCGGAAGAATGTGGTACTTGGGCCAAGTATATTCGAAAGGTTATGGACGACGCAGAATGGAAAGGACACCTTCTTGTTCATGTGCATGAAAAGTTTGGATACCTCGACGCAACTGCCCTCGAG GTGCTGATGAACGGGGCTGACGGAATATGGGCGAGCGTCTGTAAAGAGGGAGCGGCGATGGGGAACGCGTCATCCTGTGTGACTCTCATGAATCTCGTTCGACTGGGTAACAAAAAGGTCCTTAAGCGTTACAACTGTGCCTATCTCCGCCAAGCCGCAATTATCACGACGGAACTCAGCACAGGAAAACCACCGCATAAGAATCAACCTATATACGGCGCGCGGGCTTTGGATTTCGTTTTTGATTTGGGTAAGGAGGAGTTTGACCTTGCAAGCTTCTTTGGAGAGACGGCCCCTGTTCGGATCACAACTCTTTCTTCGCCTGAGATGATTCGCTTACGTCTTGTGAATTTGTTTGGTGAAGATGAAAGTTTCACGGTTGATCAAGCATACAAAATGAAAGAACACATGCTCGAAGATTTAAGAagtggaag aaAGGAAGAATACATGAGCAAAGTTGGACTTGCGGTCCTCTTTGATCGCTCTGGAGGTAAAATAACAGCTGCAATGAGGGATGCAATAGAATCAGACACCCTTCTTACACCACATGCCCAGAATCTCCTTACGGAGATCCGCGAACGCTGGGACGAGTGGGACTTTAGGGAGGAAGGAGTGGACAGAGGGGACAACATGTTACTCTTTGATTCGTTTTACAATGCGTTCATGGCGCCCTATTTCTCTTGCTACCGTTGTAACGACACCAAGAAAGCGTTGCAG TGTCTGGACATGGACTGTGATGGGCAGGTGGACTGGTCAGAATTCCTCGTGTATCTTAAATGGGCGCTTCACCAGTACCCCGACGTCAGAGACTCCTACGAGCTTGTAGATGTCGCCTTTCGGAAGGGACTCATTCCCGCCTTGAGGGACGAATTTCTGCGGCAGCAGGAGGAGAAACAGGACTGCagattgatttaa